One window of the Notolabrus celidotus isolate fNotCel1 chromosome 23, fNotCel1.pri, whole genome shotgun sequence genome contains the following:
- the si:cabz01074946.1 gene encoding uncharacterized protein si:cabz01074946.1 isoform X2 yields the protein MKLQVLLLLLLQAFYGGRAVESLREAVGYLGGSVTLHLGADPAWKLTIIEWSIFKNTTWIATYRPGGININRVDRYKKRLGLNITTGDLTIHRLTMEDDMVFTVEFTNNAGIGNSSRIHLTVKRRPQQPTINTTISAEGKDGCLFFLNCSSSDEGVKYSWKVPPSSVFYKTDADDNSAVLLVFLNPSSDFANVTCTSSREKGSSSSNVFLHCNGISPPEPQRRPSHAFSFVGGFFLGTVLLLIIYFSRGKFCKGNNPA from the exons ATGAAACTTCAagtcctgcttcttcttctccttcaag CTTTCTATGGAGGGAGAGCGGTTGAATCTCTCAGGGAAGCTGTCGGGTACCTCGGAGGGAGCGTCACTTTGCACTTGGGAGCCGATCCAGCATGGAAACTCACCATAATCGAGTGGTCAATATTCAAAAACACCACATGGATTGCCACCTATCGCCCAGGGGGTATAAACATCAATCGGGTGGATCGATATAAAAAAAGACTCGGTCTTAACATCACCACAG GTGACTTGACAATCCATCGATTGACCATGGAGGATGACATGGTGTTTACTGTAGAATTCACCAACAATGCTGGAATTGGCAACTCCAGCAGAATTCATCTCACAGTGAAAA GACGACCTCAGCAACCGACCATAAACACAACCATCAGTGCAGAGGGAAAGGAcggctgtttgttttttctgaacTGTTCTTCATCAGACGAGGGCGTCAAATACTCCTGGAAGGTTCCACCCTCCAGTGTGTTCTACAAAACTGATGCTGATGACAACTCTGCGGTTCTTCTAGTGTTTCTAAACCCCTCATCTGACTTTGCTAATGTCACCTGCACCTCCAGCAGGGAGAAGGGATCCAGCTCAAGTAATGTCTTTTTACATTGTAATG gCATCAGTCCACCCGAACCACAAAGGAGACCAAGTcatgctttttcttttgttggtggATTTTTCTTGGGGactgttctattattaatcATATACTTTAGCAGAG GAAAATTCTGTAAAGGAAATAACCCAGCATAA
- the si:cabz01074946.1 gene encoding uncharacterized protein si:cabz01074946.1 isoform X1: MKLQVLLLLLLQAFYGGRAVESLREAVGYLGGSVTLHLGADPAWKLTIIEWSIFKNTTWIATYRPGGININRVDRYKKRLGLNITTGDLTIHRLTMEDDMVFTVEFTNNAGIGNSSRIHLTVKRRPQQPTINTTISAEGKDGCLFFLNCSSSDEGVKYSWKVPPSSVFYKTDADDNSAVLLVFLNPSSDFANVTCTSSREKGSSSSNVFLHCNGISPPEPQRRPSHAFSFVGGFFLGTVLLLIIYFSRGKIHDAWNFVKGKFCKGNNPA, from the exons ATGAAACTTCAagtcctgcttcttcttctccttcaag CTTTCTATGGAGGGAGAGCGGTTGAATCTCTCAGGGAAGCTGTCGGGTACCTCGGAGGGAGCGTCACTTTGCACTTGGGAGCCGATCCAGCATGGAAACTCACCATAATCGAGTGGTCAATATTCAAAAACACCACATGGATTGCCACCTATCGCCCAGGGGGTATAAACATCAATCGGGTGGATCGATATAAAAAAAGACTCGGTCTTAACATCACCACAG GTGACTTGACAATCCATCGATTGACCATGGAGGATGACATGGTGTTTACTGTAGAATTCACCAACAATGCTGGAATTGGCAACTCCAGCAGAATTCATCTCACAGTGAAAA GACGACCTCAGCAACCGACCATAAACACAACCATCAGTGCAGAGGGAAAGGAcggctgtttgttttttctgaacTGTTCTTCATCAGACGAGGGCGTCAAATACTCCTGGAAGGTTCCACCCTCCAGTGTGTTCTACAAAACTGATGCTGATGACAACTCTGCGGTTCTTCTAGTGTTTCTAAACCCCTCATCTGACTTTGCTAATGTCACCTGCACCTCCAGCAGGGAGAAGGGATCCAGCTCAAGTAATGTCTTTTTACATTGTAATG gCATCAGTCCACCCGAACCACAAAGGAGACCAAGTcatgctttttcttttgttggtggATTTTTCTTGGGGactgttctattattaatcATATACTTTAGCAGAG GAAAAATCCATGATGCATGGAACTTTGTCAAAG GAAAATTCTGTAAAGGAAATAACCCAGCATAA
- the LOC117807387 gene encoding CD48 antigen: MAGGRLRCPSCIFKCSAALFFWVCFYDVEAHSCQDVIHKKVGDTVELSSCLPPEDVIAAIWRFKYSQIAKKNANVDEGQFKGRLELHRSNWSLTVKDLTVQDSGEYSFVSEVENSSSQRPTVRITLQVYESITEPPVVIGNSTWNSSTNSCTVFLQCSSNSGGVSYKWTVGDQTTHGSTLEHNTREQDGDTKFTCTIYNYVNKMSKSEIVKCSRDQQEISPDKRLENLFFILGIVVGPILLIVVIVIAVVVYCCKKSKAAGGDSNEQTIYADITEVAIEQGSPSTMKPCSVYETIDDRNNQVTPGAQTVYDKIQLNRMRALSVSPYQEIS, translated from the exons ATGGCTGGTGGTCGCCTGCGTTGCCCAAGCTGCATCTTCAAATGCAGTGCCGCGCTTTTTTTTTGGGTCTGCTTCTACG atgtGGAGGCTCACAGCTGTCAGGATGTCATCCATAAAAAAGTTGGAGACACTGTGGAGTTGTCATCATGCCTACCACCTGAAGATGTCATTGCGGCGATTTGGAGATTTAAATATTCAcagattgcaaaaaaaaatgcaaatgttgaTGAAGGACAATTTAAGGGCAGATTAGAACTTCACCGCTCAAACTGGAGTTTAACAGTGAAGGACCTGACTGTGCAAGACTCGGGTGAATACAGTTTTGTGTCAGAAGTGGAAAATAGTTCCAGTCAAAGGCCCACGGTCAGAATCACTCTACAAGTTTATG AGTCTATAACTGAACCGCCTGTTGTGATTGGTAACTCCACCTGGAACTCCTCCACCAACTCATGTACAGTTTTTCTGCAGTGCAGCTCAAATTCTGGAGGTGTCAGCTACAAATGGACTGTAGGGGATCAAACCACACATGGCTCCACGCTGGAGCACAACACCAGGGAACAGGATGGAGACACCAAATTCACATGCACAATATACAATTATGTCAATAAGATGTCCAAATCCGAAATAGTGAAGTGCAGCAGAGACCAACAAGAAATCTCACCGGACAAAA GGCTGGAGAACTTGTTCTTCATTCTCGGGATTGTGGTCGGACCTATACTGCTGATTGTCGTCATTGTCATAGCGGTTGTGGTTTACTGCTGCAAAAAAAGTAAAGCAG CCGGCGGTGACTCAAACGAGCAGACCATCTATGCTGACATCACTGAAGTAGCAATTGAACAG GGGTCTCCATCTACCATGAAGCCATGCTCAGTGTACGAAACCATTGATGACAGAAACAACCAAGTCACACCTGGG GCCCAAACGGTTTATGACAAAATCCAGCTGAATCGCATGAGGGCGCTCTCAGTGTCTCCCTACCAAGAAATCTCCTGA